Genomic window (Equus asinus isolate D_3611 breed Donkey chromosome 13, EquAss-T2T_v2, whole genome shotgun sequence):
GCCCGTGGGGCAGGCGCTTGGCTCTGGGAAAGAGTCCTCAGACAGCGGCAGTGGCGGCACCTCCCTGGGGCCAGCGCCCTGTGCCTCTGTGGACACCCCAGGCTCAAGGAAGGGCTGTGCAGGCTGCAACCCAGGGCTATGCGGGCTCTCCAGGTCCAGCTCTGGCCCCGGGGCCTGAACACCTCCTGGCTTCTCCTCAGGGCCCAAGGAGGGCTCAGGCTCAGGATCCAGGTCAGAGAAGTAGGCCGAGTCGCGGTAGGGGTTCTTCTCACTGAGGCCGCCAAGGGAGGTGGAGAGCCGAGTCTCAGGCCCGGGGCTCTCACCTTCTGAGGCCAGCTCCCCGAAGGCCTCAGGCTCGCACAGCTCATGTGCCTCCTTGAGCACAAACTCGGGAGACTCGTAGTTTTCTGTGTCATAGCCACTGTCTAGGGCTCGGGGCTGCCCACCAGGGGTGCCAACAGCCGATGGGCTGAAGACCTCACAGCCGCCATCACTGGCTGAGGACGGGATGTCCAGCGAGTCCAGGGAATCAGGGGTCCCCACCTGCTTCTGCAGGGAGCGGAAGGCCGGTGTCACTTCTGGCTTCTCAGCCTGCGGGCCATCGCTGGACAAGTCAGTGAAGATGCCAGACGTGGCCTCAGTCGTGTCCTCATCCTCACTGCCTGGTGCCTCCAGCtccaaagagctgctgctgctgtccagGGTCTTGGCTGGCTCCGTGGCAGTCAACTGACTGCCGGCGGGTGtcggggaggcaggcagggcggCGGGGGCGCTGGCCTCCTCAGCAGGAAGCAGGGCTCCCTCTTGGGATGGGGatgggatggagggaaggggCAGTTGGAGTCCAGCAGAGCCCTCAGCCTCCTCTGCAAGTCTGGGCTCTGCCTGGGGGCTGTCACCCCCGCTTACAGCTGCCTCTGTCCAGGGGGTTGTGACCAGGCAGGTGGCAGATGCCAGGCCTTCAGCAGGACACAGATCGGGGAGGCCAAGGCAACAGCCCGGCTCCTGGCCAGAGGAGGCCCCCTTTGGCCCAAGGAGAGGCTCTCTGGGGTCCTCTGGGGCCAGGGGATGGACCAGCTCAGGGACAGCCTGTAGGGTCTGCTTCATGCCAGGGCAGCAGTCCGAGTAGCTGCTCGCATAGCCGGGGTCCCAGGACTCGGCTGCTCGgctgctgctgttgttgttgGCCGATACATTGGAACTCCAGTGTCTGTGCTGGGCGGCCTTTCGggcctctgcctcccccagctcctccGCACCCGGGGAAAGCCGGGCCCCGGAGCTCCCCGAAGGGGACGTGCCCAGCGGGTCCTCAAAGAAAGGCGGGCAGAAGGCGGTTGCGCCCCAGTCGGTGTCCTCCGCCCCAGGCTCCGCCAGCATGAggaccctgggggagggggagggcgagCGCGAGGAGCAGGGCGGGTCCCGGGCGCCACTCCTGCACGAGTAGTAGTCGCAGTGGCCCCAGGGGCCGTCGGCGGGCGGCGCGTGGCCCAACAGCGGCTCCATGGCCAGCGAGGTGGCTGTGCTGCCGTCGGAGTCGGAGTCGTGGTCACCGGGGTCAGGGTGCGGGGCCGTGCCGCGGGGGCTGAGGGCGCAGCCGGCGCAGTCGAGATCGTGGCCGGCGGCGGGCGTAGGCTCCTCCAGGCGGATGAAGTATTCGCTGCCCACCGAGGGGCTGTGCGCGCTGAGCACGGGCACCACGCCCGGGGGCGCGCCGTCGGGGGCGCAGAGCTCCTGCAGGCGCTCGGCGCGCCCAGGGCTTGGCGCGCCTCCGGGCAGTGGGAAGGCCTCCGCGCCGCGGCCCGCCTCCCACTTGTACTCAAAGTTGAGGCCGCGGCTCGTCTCTGTCACCGTCAGCACGTCGTCGCCGTCCGCGTGGAAGCCGTCGCCGGCGAACTGCTCCAGCAGCGGGAAGGAGGAGGCGGCCGCGAGTTCGCCAGCGCCCCCCAGTGCCAGGCCCGCAGCCCCCGGCCCGGGGcccgcgccgcccccgcccgGCCGCAGCGAGCGCCAGCGCCGCTCGAACTCCTCCTCCGCCTCGGTGGCGCCCTTGGCGCACAGATAGGACAGCAGCAGGTGCACCTCCTCCGCCGTGGGCCGCTGCTCTGGCTGCAGCCAGCAGAACTGCATTACCTCGTACCTGCGGGGAGGGAGGCCCCGGGCTCAGTCCCCGCCCACGGGGCCCTGCCCGCCCCCCACGGGTGGCAGTGCACAGCCCCCGGAGGAGTGAGCCCATCTGCCCTCAACGCGTGCgtcctctcctcctcaccctcaaaATCGCTTGAGGGCAGTTAAGGGAATCTCCCACTTAGTTAAAGGAGACCCCACATCTCCCCAGGTGGGCTCAGCGGTGTGGGAACTGGAAGGGTGCCGGGGCACCTTTCCCTTAAGTCATCCCTGCCCTGCCTGCAGGTGAATTTGTGTTTTGGGCAAAGAGGCCATTTCCGTTTGGGGAGAGTGTGGGGCCCAGACGTCACTGCCGGCCAGAGGGGAGCCAGGGGAGCTGGAAACCCGGGCGTCTCCAGTCACGAGGAGCCGCTTCTACCCTAGGGACTCTCAGCATCCCTCTTTGCCTCTGCCCTCCTGCTGGGGACACCCCCCCGGCCCCGCCTGGCATCACTGGTCCTCACCAGCGGTCCGACAGCGTCAGTGGCAGCTGGGGCTTGGGCAGCTTGAGCTGCTGCTCCCGCACAGCATAGGCCAGTACCTGCCGGTCGGAGTGGTGGGGGTAGGGCTGTGTGCCCAGCTCAAAGAGTTCCCAGATGGTCACGCCGAGGGACCTGCAGGGGTGACCGCCATCAGAGGGGCTGGCGTGGCCGGCCATGGCGTGGGCCACACAGGAACCCAGCACCTCAGAGCCTTGGGCACCAAGGGGCAACTCCTATCATCACACCAGCTTCTTGGGATGCCCCTCCCAAAAGACGGTGCCTTCCTTAAGTGAACGGGCAGCATGGGCCACCTGACCAAGACCAAGCCCGCACCCAGGGTGCCAGGCAAATCGAGGCCAGCCTGGCCTTACAGGGACCTAGGTCCATCCtttcgttcgttcattcatttcTTGCCATGGTGAAGACCAGTCACTGTACCAGGTATGAGAGGCTGGAAAGAGGGAACCCAGCCGTGGGGTGAGGCTGCGGGAGGGGTAAGCCCAGGGAGGTCCCAGCCCAGCAGGGGTGGGCCTGGGGAACACACAGGGGCCGCCAGAGCACGTGGAGCTAGGAGGTGACTGGGTTCCTTCTGGTGGGTGGTGGCTTCACACAGTTCCTTGGGACCCCGGGCTGTCCCTGGAAGCTGGGGTCATGAGGGACAGAGCAGATTTGGCAACGGAGAAGTCACAGTGACCTTGGCCCAAGCCATCTAGGGGACCGCAGCCAGCATGCAGCAGGGGAGGCAGGCAAGGGAAGGTTAGCTTGATGCAGAGGCGAGGCTCAGGGAGGCAACGCAGTGTCCATGACAGGGCCATGGTTAAATGGCTCAGGGGAGGGCCCCTGGAAAGCTCAGGAAGGCGGGCTGGTCCATGGATCCAGGCTCTGAGGGTTCATCAGGAGCAGAGGGGAGGCCAGACTGAGGCCTAcggggctgggaggaggtggggaggggaagcgGAAGCTGGTCAAGGACAGGGCCAGAGGACCACCATGGCAGAGATGTCCCTCACAGCCTGTAGAAGTCCACACCTTCCATCTCTCAGGCCGGCTCGGAGCCTGGCCTTGTGGAGGCTGCAGTGCTGGGTCTGAATGCCCACTCTGTGCCCAGCTCGGTGCCTCC
Coding sequences:
- the AATK gene encoding serine/threonine-protein kinase LMTK1 isoform X4, whose amino-acid sequence is MAVEFENAEGEEYAANFSVQGSPAVVAPNGPDVYVLPLTEVSLPMAKQPGRSVQLLKSTDLGRHSLLYLEEIGHGWFGKVFLGEVNSGISSSQVVVKELKASASVQEQMQFLEEAQPYRALQHSNLLQCLAQCAEVTPYLLVMEFCPMGDLKGYLRSFRVAESMPPDPLTLQRMACEVACGVLHLHRNNYVHSDLALRNCLLTADLTVKIGDYGLSHGKYREDYFVTADQLWVPLRWIAPELVDEVHCNLLVVDQTKASNVWSLGVTIWELFELGTQPYPHHSDRQVLAYAVREQQLKLPKPQLPLTLSDRWYEVMQFCWLQPEQRPTAEEVHLLLSYLCAKGATEAEEEFERRWRSLRPGGGGAGPGPGAAGLALGGAGELAAASSFPLLEQFAGDGFHADGDDVLTVTETSRGLNFEYKWEAGRGAEAFPLPGGAPSPGRAERLQELCAPDGAPPGVVPVLSAHSPSVGSEYFIRLEEPTPAAGHDLDCAGCALSPRGTAPHPDPGDHDSDSDGSTATSLAMEPLLGHAPPADGPWGHCDYYSCRSGARDPPCSSRSPSPSPRVLMLAEPGAEDTDWGATAFCPPFFEDPLGTSPSGSSGARLSPGAEELGEAEARKAAQHRHWSSNVSANNNSSSRAAESWDPGYASSYSDCCPGMKQTLQAVPELVHPLAPEDPREPLLGPKGASSGQEPGCCLGLPDLCPAEGLASATCLVTTPWTEAAVSGGDSPQAEPRLAEEAEGSAGLQLPLPSIPSPSQEGALLPAEEASAPAALPASPTPAGSQLTATEPAKTLDSSSSSLELEAPGSEDEDTTEATSGIFTDLSSDGPQAEKPEVTPAFRSLQKQVGTPDSLDSLDIPSSASDGGCEVFSPSAVGTPGGQPRALDSGYDTENYESPEFVLKEAHELCEPEAFGELASEGESPGPETRLSTSLGGLSEKNPYRDSAYFSDLDPEPEPSLGPEEKPGGVQAPGPELDLESPHSPGLQPAQPFLEPGVSTEAQGAGPREVPPLPLSEDSFPEPSACPTGPRQETPWALGPAQVPPEPSSGRSKIFLLTPVPLSSEGHRAELQEAPGLLSGLALKERTGGPSAPRAPLCLALPGLPTAPEGRSEEEEDDSDDSDESDEELRCYSIQEPSEESEEEVPPVPVVVAESQSARNLRSLLKMPSLLSEAFCEDLERKKKAVSFFDDVTVYLFDQESPTRELGEPFPGSKESPPAFLAGSLSSPSAPGRRRRADRSPDGSAAEAGAAFEWDDGFPLAPAPEPAAPAPAAPRKPAASGPFSRFTVSPAPASRFSITQVSDSDAGSVGGPAAGAGGSCKEA
- the AATK gene encoding serine/threonine-protein kinase LMTK1 isoform X1, giving the protein MPAALLALAMSSSFFNPSFAFSSHFDPDGAPLSELSWSSSLAVVAVSFSGLFTVIALMLACLCCKKGGIGFKEFENAEGEEYAANFSVQGSPAVVAPNGPDVYVLPLTEVSLPMAKQPGRSVQLLKSTDLGRHSLLYLEEIGHGWFGKVFLGEVNSGISSSQVVVKELKASASVQEQMQFLEEAQPYRALQHSNLLQCLAQCAEVTPYLLVMEFCPMGDLKGYLRSFRVAESMPPDPLTLQRMACEVACGVLHLHRNNYVHSDLALRNCLLTADLTVKIGDYGLSHGKYREDYFVTADQLWVPLRWIAPELVDEVHCNLLVVDQTKASNVWSLGVTIWELFELGTQPYPHHSDRQVLAYAVREQQLKLPKPQLPLTLSDRWYEVMQFCWLQPEQRPTAEEVHLLLSYLCAKGATEAEEEFERRWRSLRPGGGGAGPGPGAAGLALGGAGELAAASSFPLLEQFAGDGFHADGDDVLTVTETSRGLNFEYKWEAGRGAEAFPLPGGAPSPGRAERLQELCAPDGAPPGVVPVLSAHSPSVGSEYFIRLEEPTPAAGHDLDCAGCALSPRGTAPHPDPGDHDSDSDGSTATSLAMEPLLGHAPPADGPWGHCDYYSCRSGARDPPCSSRSPSPSPRVLMLAEPGAEDTDWGATAFCPPFFEDPLGTSPSGSSGARLSPGAEELGEAEARKAAQHRHWSSNVSANNNSSSRAAESWDPGYASSYSDCCPGMKQTLQAVPELVHPLAPEDPREPLLGPKGASSGQEPGCCLGLPDLCPAEGLASATCLVTTPWTEAAVSGGDSPQAEPRLAEEAEGSAGLQLPLPSIPSPSQEGALLPAEEASAPAALPASPTPAGSQLTATEPAKTLDSSSSSLELEAPGSEDEDTTEATSGIFTDLSSDGPQAEKPEVTPAFRSLQKQVGTPDSLDSLDIPSSASDGGCEVFSPSAVGTPGGQPRALDSGYDTENYESPEFVLKEAHELCEPEAFGELASEGESPGPETRLSTSLGGLSEKNPYRDSAYFSDLDPEPEPSLGPEEKPGGVQAPGPELDLESPHSPGLQPAQPFLEPGVSTEAQGAGPREVPPLPLSEDSFPEPSACPTGPRQETPWALGPAQVPPEPSSGRSKIFLLTPVPLSSEGHRAELQEAPGLLSGLALKERTGGPSAPRAPLCLALPGLPTAPEGRSEEEEDDSDDSDESDEELRCYSIQEPSEESEEEVPPVPVVVAESQSARNLRSLLKMPSLLSEAFCEDLERKKKAVSFFDDVTVYLFDQESPTRELGEPFPGSKESPPAFLAGSLSSPSAPGRRRRADRSPDGSAAEAGAAFEWDDGFPLAPAPEPAAPAPAAPRKPAASGPFSRFTVSPAPASRFSITQVSDSDAGSVGGPAAGAGGSCKEA
- the AATK gene encoding serine/threonine-protein kinase LMTK1 isoform X2 — encoded protein: MPAALLALAMSSSFFNPSFAFSSHFDPDGAPLSELSWSSSLAVVAVSFSGLFTVIALMLACLCCKKGGIGFKEFENAEGEEYAANFSVQGSPAVVAPNGPDVYVLPLTEVSLPMAKQPGRSVQLLKSTDLGRHSLLYLEEIGHGWFGKVFLGEVNSGISSSQVVVKELKASASVQEQMQFLEEAQPYRALQHSNLLQCLAQCAEVTPYLLVMEFCPMGDLKGYLRSFRVAESMPPDPLTLQRMACEVACGVLHLHRNNYVHSDLALRNCLLTADLTVKIGDYGLSHGKYREDYFVTADQLWVPLRWIAPELVDEVHCNLLVVDQTKASNVWYEVMQFCWLQPEQRPTAEEVHLLLSYLCAKGATEAEEEFERRWRSLRPGGGGAGPGPGAAGLALGGAGELAAASSFPLLEQFAGDGFHADGDDVLTVTETSRGLNFEYKWEAGRGAEAFPLPGGAPSPGRAERLQELCAPDGAPPGVVPVLSAHSPSVGSEYFIRLEEPTPAAGHDLDCAGCALSPRGTAPHPDPGDHDSDSDGSTATSLAMEPLLGHAPPADGPWGHCDYYSCRSGARDPPCSSRSPSPSPRVLMLAEPGAEDTDWGATAFCPPFFEDPLGTSPSGSSGARLSPGAEELGEAEARKAAQHRHWSSNVSANNNSSSRAAESWDPGYASSYSDCCPGMKQTLQAVPELVHPLAPEDPREPLLGPKGASSGQEPGCCLGLPDLCPAEGLASATCLVTTPWTEAAVSGGDSPQAEPRLAEEAEGSAGLQLPLPSIPSPSQEGALLPAEEASAPAALPASPTPAGSQLTATEPAKTLDSSSSSLELEAPGSEDEDTTEATSGIFTDLSSDGPQAEKPEVTPAFRSLQKQVGTPDSLDSLDIPSSASDGGCEVFSPSAVGTPGGQPRALDSGYDTENYESPEFVLKEAHELCEPEAFGELASEGESPGPETRLSTSLGGLSEKNPYRDSAYFSDLDPEPEPSLGPEEKPGGVQAPGPELDLESPHSPGLQPAQPFLEPGVSTEAQGAGPREVPPLPLSEDSFPEPSACPTGPRQETPWALGPAQVPPEPSSGRSKIFLLTPVPLSSEGHRAELQEAPGLLSGLALKERTGGPSAPRAPLCLALPGLPTAPEGRSEEEEDDSDDSDESDEELRCYSIQEPSEESEEEVPPVPVVVAESQSARNLRSLLKMPSLLSEAFCEDLERKKKAVSFFDDVTVYLFDQESPTRELGEPFPGSKESPPAFLAGSLSSPSAPGRRRRADRSPDGSAAEAGAAFEWDDGFPLAPAPEPAAPAPAAPRKPAASGPFSRFTVSPAPASRFSITQVSDSDAGSVGGPAAGAGGSCKEA
- the AATK gene encoding serine/threonine-protein kinase LMTK1 isoform X3, whose translation is MLTLSYLITRCAGRIQRASRWHRQEFENAEGEEYAANFSVQGSPAVVAPNGPDVYVLPLTEVSLPMAKQPGRSVQLLKSTDLGRHSLLYLEEIGHGWFGKVFLGEVNSGISSSQVVVKELKASASVQEQMQFLEEAQPYRALQHSNLLQCLAQCAEVTPYLLVMEFCPMGDLKGYLRSFRVAESMPPDPLTLQRMACEVACGVLHLHRNNYVHSDLALRNCLLTADLTVKIGDYGLSHGKYREDYFVTADQLWVPLRWIAPELVDEVHCNLLVVDQTKASNVWSLGVTIWELFELGTQPYPHHSDRQVLAYAVREQQLKLPKPQLPLTLSDRWYEVMQFCWLQPEQRPTAEEVHLLLSYLCAKGATEAEEEFERRWRSLRPGGGGAGPGPGAAGLALGGAGELAAASSFPLLEQFAGDGFHADGDDVLTVTETSRGLNFEYKWEAGRGAEAFPLPGGAPSPGRAERLQELCAPDGAPPGVVPVLSAHSPSVGSEYFIRLEEPTPAAGHDLDCAGCALSPRGTAPHPDPGDHDSDSDGSTATSLAMEPLLGHAPPADGPWGHCDYYSCRSGARDPPCSSRSPSPSPRVLMLAEPGAEDTDWGATAFCPPFFEDPLGTSPSGSSGARLSPGAEELGEAEARKAAQHRHWSSNVSANNNSSSRAAESWDPGYASSYSDCCPGMKQTLQAVPELVHPLAPEDPREPLLGPKGASSGQEPGCCLGLPDLCPAEGLASATCLVTTPWTEAAVSGGDSPQAEPRLAEEAEGSAGLQLPLPSIPSPSQEGALLPAEEASAPAALPASPTPAGSQLTATEPAKTLDSSSSSLELEAPGSEDEDTTEATSGIFTDLSSDGPQAEKPEVTPAFRSLQKQVGTPDSLDSLDIPSSASDGGCEVFSPSAVGTPGGQPRALDSGYDTENYESPEFVLKEAHELCEPEAFGELASEGESPGPETRLSTSLGGLSEKNPYRDSAYFSDLDPEPEPSLGPEEKPGGVQAPGPELDLESPHSPGLQPAQPFLEPGVSTEAQGAGPREVPPLPLSEDSFPEPSACPTGPRQETPWALGPAQVPPEPSSGRSKIFLLTPVPLSSEGHRAELQEAPGLLSGLALKERTGGPSAPRAPLCLALPGLPTAPEGRSEEEEDDSDDSDESDEELRCYSIQEPSEESEEEVPPVPVVVAESQSARNLRSLLKMPSLLSEAFCEDLERKKKAVSFFDDVTVYLFDQESPTRELGEPFPGSKESPPAFLAGSLSSPSAPGRRRRADRSPDGSAAEAGAAFEWDDGFPLAPAPEPAAPAPAAPRKPAASGPFSRFTVSPAPASRFSITQVSDSDAGSVGGPAAGAGGSCKEA
- the AATK gene encoding serine/threonine-protein kinase LMTK1 isoform X5 — translated: MQFLEEAQPYRALQHSNLLQCLAQCAEVTPYLLVMEFCPMGDLKGYLRSFRVAESMPPDPLTLQRMACEVACGVLHLHRNNYVHSDLALRNCLLTADLTVKIGDYGLSHGKYREDYFVTADQLWVPLRWIAPELVDEVHCNLLVVDQTKASNVWSLGVTIWELFELGTQPYPHHSDRQVLAYAVREQQLKLPKPQLPLTLSDRWYEVMQFCWLQPEQRPTAEEVHLLLSYLCAKGATEAEEEFERRWRSLRPGGGGAGPGPGAAGLALGGAGELAAASSFPLLEQFAGDGFHADGDDVLTVTETSRGLNFEYKWEAGRGAEAFPLPGGAPSPGRAERLQELCAPDGAPPGVVPVLSAHSPSVGSEYFIRLEEPTPAAGHDLDCAGCALSPRGTAPHPDPGDHDSDSDGSTATSLAMEPLLGHAPPADGPWGHCDYYSCRSGARDPPCSSRSPSPSPRVLMLAEPGAEDTDWGATAFCPPFFEDPLGTSPSGSSGARLSPGAEELGEAEARKAAQHRHWSSNVSANNNSSSRAAESWDPGYASSYSDCCPGMKQTLQAVPELVHPLAPEDPREPLLGPKGASSGQEPGCCLGLPDLCPAEGLASATCLVTTPWTEAAVSGGDSPQAEPRLAEEAEGSAGLQLPLPSIPSPSQEGALLPAEEASAPAALPASPTPAGSQLTATEPAKTLDSSSSSLELEAPGSEDEDTTEATSGIFTDLSSDGPQAEKPEVTPAFRSLQKQVGTPDSLDSLDIPSSASDGGCEVFSPSAVGTPGGQPRALDSGYDTENYESPEFVLKEAHELCEPEAFGELASEGESPGPETRLSTSLGGLSEKNPYRDSAYFSDLDPEPEPSLGPEEKPGGVQAPGPELDLESPHSPGLQPAQPFLEPGVSTEAQGAGPREVPPLPLSEDSFPEPSACPTGPRQETPWALGPAQVPPEPSSGRSKIFLLTPVPLSSEGHRAELQEAPGLLSGLALKERTGGPSAPRAPLCLALPGLPTAPEGRSEEEEDDSDDSDESDEELRCYSIQEPSEESEEEVPPVPVVVAESQSARNLRSLLKMPSLLSEAFCEDLERKKKAVSFFDDVTVYLFDQESPTRELGEPFPGSKESPPAFLAGSLSSPSAPGRRRRADRSPDGSAAEAGAAFEWDDGFPLAPAPEPAAPAPAAPRKPAASGPFSRFTVSPAPASRFSITQVSDSDAGSVGGPAAGAGGSCKEA